One Echeneis naucrates chromosome 1, fEcheNa1.1, whole genome shotgun sequence DNA segment encodes these proteins:
- the LOC115041888 gene encoding pannexin-1 isoform X1, with product MAIAHLATEYVFSDFLLKDPTEAKYKGLRLELAADKIVTFLAVGLPLFLISLAFAQEVSVGTQITCFAPTNFTWKQAAYVDSFCWAAVQQQADSSPLWLHKFFPYILLLLAILLYIPALFWRFTAAPHLSSDLKFIMEELDRFYNRAIKLAKNLASLDGKDAPEDTQSALDLTESCFKYPLVEQYLKTKRFSHSLVVKYLVCRGLTLLILLLACLYLGYYIQLASFTDEFPCNLQTGILKNDSIVPSGVQCKLVAVGVFRLLSYINLVVYVLLVPLVVFAAHGPARQSSGFLRPYEILPGFGALGVVTPFYNDLSIYLMFLKENLSELKSFKCLQVLVLLQEAGDEGFDTMCLLRTLGQVKTDVLDSKKTCIRKENEKKNKAEE from the exons ATGGCGATAGCCCACTTAGCCACGGAGTACGTTTTCTCCGACTTCTTGCTGAAGGACCCCACGGAGGCCAAATACAAAGGGCTGCGTCTGGAGCTGGCGGCGGACAAGATAGTCACGTTTCTGGCGGTGGGGCTGCCTTTGTTTCTCATCTCGCTCGCTTTCGCTCAGGAGGTGTCCGTCG GTACTCAGATCACCTGCTTTGCTCCCACTAACTTCACCTGGAAACAGGCTGCATACGTGGACTCATTTTGCTGGGCTGCAGTGCAGCAACAAGCTGACAGTTCCCCGCTATGGCTGCACAAG TTCTTTCCATATATCCTGCTCTTACTGGCCATCCTCTTGTACATCCCGGCCCTGTTCTGGCGTTTTACTGCAGCTCCACACCTCTCCTCCGACCTTAAATTCATCATGGAAGAGCTGGACCGCTTTTATAATCGTGCCATCAAGCTGGCAAAGAATCTGGCATCCTTAGATGGCAAGGATGCACCCGAGGACACTCAAAG CGCTTTGGACCTGACTGAGAGCTGCTTCAAATATCCCTTAGTAGAGCAGTACCTGAAGACGAAGCGCTTCTCCCACTCTCTTGTTGTAAAGTACCTGGTCTGCCGAGGTCTGACTCTGCTTATCCTCCTGCTGGCCTGCCTATACCTCGGTTACTACATCCAGCTGGCCTCCTTCACAGATGAGTTTCCTTGCAACCTGCAGACTGGAATCCTGAAAAACGACAGCATCGTGCCATCTGGTGTTCAGTGCAAGCTCGTAGCAGTGGGTGTGTTCAGGCTGCTCAGCTACATCAACCTGGTGGTGTATGTGCTCCTTGTTCCCCTGGTGGTGTTTGCTGCTCATGGACCAGCACGTCAGAGCTCCGGTTTCCTCCGGCCTTATGAGATACTGCCAGGATTTGGTGCTTTGGGAGTGGTCACACCCTTCTACAATGACCTGAGTATCTATCTAATGTTCCTGAAGGAGAACCTGAGTGAACTCAAATCATTTAAGTGTCTGCAG GTGCTGGTGTTATTACAAGAAGCTGGTGATGAGGGGTTTGACACGATGTGCCTGCTGCGAACTCTGGGTCAGGTGAAGACTGATGTTCTAGACAGTAAGAAGACGTGCATACGCAAGGAGAAcgaaaaaaagaataaagctgAAGAATAA
- the LOC115041888 gene encoding pannexin-1 isoform X2: MLTSCHCTQITCFAPTNFTWKQAAYVDSFCWAAVQQQADSSPLWLHKFFPYILLLLAILLYIPALFWRFTAAPHLSSDLKFIMEELDRFYNRAIKLAKNLASLDGKDAPEDTQSALDLTESCFKYPLVEQYLKTKRFSHSLVVKYLVCRGLTLLILLLACLYLGYYIQLASFTDEFPCNLQTGILKNDSIVPSGVQCKLVAVGVFRLLSYINLVVYVLLVPLVVFAAHGPARQSSGFLRPYEILPGFGALGVVTPFYNDLSIYLMFLKENLSELKSFKCLQVLVLLQEAGDEGFDTMCLLRTLGQVKTDVLDSKKTCIRKENEKKNKAEE, encoded by the exons atGTTGACTTCTTGCCATT GTACTCAGATCACCTGCTTTGCTCCCACTAACTTCACCTGGAAACAGGCTGCATACGTGGACTCATTTTGCTGGGCTGCAGTGCAGCAACAAGCTGACAGTTCCCCGCTATGGCTGCACAAG TTCTTTCCATATATCCTGCTCTTACTGGCCATCCTCTTGTACATCCCGGCCCTGTTCTGGCGTTTTACTGCAGCTCCACACCTCTCCTCCGACCTTAAATTCATCATGGAAGAGCTGGACCGCTTTTATAATCGTGCCATCAAGCTGGCAAAGAATCTGGCATCCTTAGATGGCAAGGATGCACCCGAGGACACTCAAAG CGCTTTGGACCTGACTGAGAGCTGCTTCAAATATCCCTTAGTAGAGCAGTACCTGAAGACGAAGCGCTTCTCCCACTCTCTTGTTGTAAAGTACCTGGTCTGCCGAGGTCTGACTCTGCTTATCCTCCTGCTGGCCTGCCTATACCTCGGTTACTACATCCAGCTGGCCTCCTTCACAGATGAGTTTCCTTGCAACCTGCAGACTGGAATCCTGAAAAACGACAGCATCGTGCCATCTGGTGTTCAGTGCAAGCTCGTAGCAGTGGGTGTGTTCAGGCTGCTCAGCTACATCAACCTGGTGGTGTATGTGCTCCTTGTTCCCCTGGTGGTGTTTGCTGCTCATGGACCAGCACGTCAGAGCTCCGGTTTCCTCCGGCCTTATGAGATACTGCCAGGATTTGGTGCTTTGGGAGTGGTCACACCCTTCTACAATGACCTGAGTATCTATCTAATGTTCCTGAAGGAGAACCTGAGTGAACTCAAATCATTTAAGTGTCTGCAG GTGCTGGTGTTATTACAAGAAGCTGGTGATGAGGGGTTTGACACGATGTGCCTGCTGCGAACTCTGGGTCAGGTGAAGACTGATGTTCTAGACAGTAAGAAGACGTGCATACGCAAGGAGAAcgaaaaaaagaataaagctgAAGAATAA
- the LOC115040683 gene encoding nuclear distribution protein nudE homolog 1-B translates to MVEPTTHKFASLAEELGFWKEQAERHQQRAEEAQEELQEFQQMSRDYEAELETELKQCEGRNKELLFDNNRLRMELESIKEKFDSQHSDAVRHISTLEEELAETRAVRDHLQKYIRELEQSNDDLERTKRATIMSLEDFEQRMNQVIERNAFLESELDEKENLLESVQRLKDEARDLRQELAVRQKERRPSSSLGKDTDRTNLPCPSAGNSSFPVTPSKPLSSFATPPASSIRRGDGLTGTPLTTSARISALNIVGELLRKVGNLESKLASCRDFVYDTSVSRPALPAGPGSPSGLEATSEVQTSMSPPPLYDSLVKRLEFGPAPPRGISQGAQSPQGGVKILL, encoded by the exons ATGGTAGAGCCAACAACACACAAGTTTGCATCCTTAGCAGAGGAGCTGGGCTTCTGGAAGgagcaggcagagagacacCAACAAAG GGCTGAAGAGGctcaggaggagctgcaggagtttCAGCAGATGAGTCGAGACTATGAGGCAGAACTGGAAACAGAGCTGAAGCAGTGTGAGGGTCgaaacaaagagctgctgtttgacaaTAATCGACTTCGCATGGAACTGGAAAGCATAAAG GAAAAATTTGATTCCCAGCATTCTGATGCTGTGAGGCACATCTCAACTCTGGAGGAAGAACTGGCAGAAACCAGAGCAGTTAGAGATCACCTGCAGAAATATATCAGAGAACTCGAGCAGTCCAATGATGACCTGGAGAGAACCAAAAG GGCTACCATAATGTCTCTGGAGGACTTCGAGCAGCGGATGAACCAAGTCATTGAGAGAAATGCCTTCCTTGAAAGTGAACTGGATGAGAAGGAGAACCTGCTTGAGTCTGTTCAGAGACTCAAGGACGAAGCTCGAG ATCTTCGTCAGGAACTGGCTGTCCGTCAGAAGGAAAGGCGTCCCTCTAGCAGCCTGGGTAAAGACACTGATCGAACAAACCTGCCGTGCCCCTCGGCCGGTAACTCGTCCTTTCCTGTCACGCCCTCCAAACCTCTCAGCTCATTTGCCACACCCCCCGCCTCCAGTATCCGCCGGG GTGATGGTCTAACTGGGACTCCCCTCACTACCTCTGCTAGAATATCTGCACTCAATATTGTAGGGGAGCTGCTGAGAAAAGTTGGA AATCTGGAGTCCAAGTTGGCATCCTGTCGAGATTTTGTGTACGACACATCTGTTAGTAGACCTGCACTTCCAGCAGGTCCCGGTAGTCCTTCAGGTTTAGAAGCAACGTCTGAGGTCCAAACCAGCATGAGCCCCCCTCCTTTGTACGACAG TTTAGTGAAACGCTTAGAGTTTGGACCAGCTCCTCCGAGAGGGATCTCTCAGGGCGCACAGTCTCCACAGGGAGGAGTCAAGATCCTGCTATGA